One part of the Lotus japonicus ecotype B-129 chromosome 2, LjGifu_v1.2 genome encodes these proteins:
- the LOC130738300 gene encoding heat stress transcription factor B-2a-like: MAPPPPPPPPPPVEQHNADSYSPAAASSLESQRSIPTPFLTKTYQLVEDQSIDDVISWNDDGSTFIVWNPTVFARDLLPKYFKHNNFSSFVRQLNTYGFRKVIPDRWEFSNEFFRKGEKRLLCEIQRRKISPSVSSPTAAAAVAPTVAVHSPVPLTAVPIRSPSNSGEEQVISSSSSPSRGPAELLDENERLRKENVQLNKELAEMRLLCNNIYSLMSSYASGGGNNQQADVGSSGGCAQGSRESVLTAVRPLDLMPPATETAPVEMNPKLFGVAIGAKRARENGSGGDGGGGGGGGGEDDTLLRMHQPPPAEVKSEPSDCQNHLENQQTPWLNLCRTTNQRVCN, from the exons atggctccgccgccaccaccaccaccaccaccaccggtgGAACAACACAACGCCGACTCCTACTCCCCCGCCGCGGCCTCCTCTCTCGAGTCTCAGAGATCTATTCCGACACCGTTCCTCACCAAAACGTACCAGCTCGTCGAGGACCAATCCATCGACGACGTGATTTCCTGGAACGACGACGGATCCACCTTCATCGTTTGGAACCCCACCGTCTTCGCCAGGGACCTTCTTCCGAAATACTTCAAGCACAACAACTTCTCCAGCTTCGTTCGCCAACTCAATACCTAC GGATTCAGGAAGGTTATACCTGATCGGTGGGAATTTTCGAACGAGTTTTTCCGCAAAGGGGAGAAACGGCTGCTCTGCGAGATTCAGCGCCGGAAGATCTCGCCGTCGGTGTCGTCTCCCACGGCGGCGGCTGCGGTAGCTCCGACGGTGGCGGTTCATTCGCCGGTTCCGCTGACTGCTGTACCGATAAGATCGCCGTCGAACTCCGGCGAGGAGCAGGTGATATCGTCGAGTTCGTCGCCGTCGCGAGGTCCGGCGGAGCTTCTCGATGAGAACGAGAGGCTGAGGAAAGAGAACGTTCAACTGAACAAGGAGCTTGCGGAGATGAGGTTGCTTTGTAACAATATATATAGTTTGATGTCTAGCTATGCGAGCGGCGGCGGTAACAACCAGCAAGCGGACGTCGGAAGTAGCGGCGGCTGCGCGCAGGGGAGCAGAGAGTCCGTGTTGACGGCGGTGAGGCCGCTTGATTTGATGCCGCCGGCGACGGAAACCGCTCCGGTGGAGATGAATCCGAAGCTGTTTGGGGTCGCGATAGGAGCGAAGCGAGCGAGAGAGAACGGTAGCGGTGGtgacggtggcggtggcggaggCGGAGGCGGGGAGGATGATACACTTCTGCGCATGCATCAGCCACCTCCTGCGGAGGTGAAATCAGAGCCGTCAGATTGTCAGAACCATCTCGAGAACCAGCAAACGCCGTGGCTAAATCTGTGCCGTACAACAAATCAGAGAGTTTGTAACTGA